The Dendrosporobacter quercicolus genome window below encodes:
- a CDS encoding glycoside hydrolase family 99-like domain-containing protein, with amino-acid sequence MDNVNSNVAALSKLEEIVQLALDNLNVPNANCTNKLGIYIFSTGQGGQATCRYLLTNYVSNNHKYYIRGFLDNNPRKRVSTVTGFTVFSPHNAIIDGDDIIIIASLNYCYDMKKQLLERGIKAEQIILPGNWLTRILAINKQLPSLKYPVNKLDSEKIYETYIMNLIRSASEKSKDFIDDDPYLKVDLTEQDVKLIAFYLPQFHSIPENDSWWEKGFTEWTNVTKTVPQYNGHYQPHFPTDLGFYDLRNIGIMKRQVEMAKQYGIYGFCFYHYWFAGQRLLETPVNNFLKHKELVYPFCLCWANENWTRRWDGLENEILISQNHSEEDDLAFIEDAARYFKSKRYIKIQGRPLFIVYRPLLFPDPEKTIKIWKEYCRQMDIGDLFVAGIKGFGLEQNDIYGLDALIEFPPFGFYSQDITDSVMLMNSNFSGAIYDYNFCINKDYLHKEKGLIFRGVMPGWDNTARRPDAATIFHDSCPEKYQNWLENAIRFTKDKLPNEQQFIFVNAWNEWAEGAHLEPDRKYGYGNLHATAKALIKSRTRE; translated from the coding sequence GTGGACAATGTCAATTCTAATGTAGCCGCACTAAGTAAATTAGAAGAAATAGTACAATTAGCATTAGACAATTTAAATGTACCTAATGCTAATTGTACTAACAAATTAGGAATATATATATTTAGTACGGGACAGGGTGGACAAGCTACTTGTCGATATTTGCTTACGAATTATGTTTCCAATAATCATAAGTATTATATCAGAGGTTTTTTGGATAACAATCCAAGAAAAAGAGTTTCCACTGTGACAGGATTTACAGTCTTTTCGCCGCATAACGCAATTATTGATGGTGATGATATCATCATTATTGCCTCGTTAAATTATTGTTATGATATGAAAAAACAATTGTTGGAAAGAGGGATAAAAGCAGAGCAGATTATTTTACCGGGGAATTGGCTGACCAGAATTTTAGCAATAAACAAACAGCTGCCCTCATTAAAGTATCCTGTAAATAAACTTGATAGTGAAAAAATATATGAAACTTATATAATGAATCTCATTAGGAGTGCTAGTGAGAAATCGAAAGATTTTATTGATGATGATCCATACTTAAAGGTTGATTTAACTGAACAAGATGTAAAGTTGATCGCTTTTTATCTTCCTCAATTTCATTCTATACCGGAAAATGATTCTTGGTGGGAGAAAGGTTTCACAGAATGGACCAATGTAACAAAAACGGTGCCTCAATATAATGGTCACTATCAGCCACATTTTCCCACTGATTTAGGCTTTTATGACCTTCGTAATATTGGGATAATGAAAAGACAAGTTGAAATGGCAAAGCAGTATGGGATATACGGATTCTGTTTCTATCATTATTGGTTTGCCGGCCAGCGATTATTAGAAACACCGGTGAATAATTTTTTAAAGCATAAAGAATTGGTATACCCATTTTGCCTTTGCTGGGCTAATGAAAATTGGACTCGGCGTTGGGATGGTTTGGAAAACGAGATATTAATTTCTCAAAACCATTCCGAAGAAGATGATTTAGCTTTTATTGAAGATGCTGCTAGGTATTTTAAGTCTAAGAGATATATTAAAATTCAAGGCAGACCGTTATTTATAGTATATCGGCCATTGCTATTTCCAGATCCTGAAAAAACTATAAAAATTTGGAAAGAATATTGTCGTCAAATGGATATAGGTGATTTGTTTGTGGCAGGTATTAAGGGCTTTGGCCTTGAGCAAAATGATATTTATGGCCTAGATGCTTTAATCGAATTTCCACCTTTTGGGTTTTATTCTCAAGATATTACGGATAGCGTTATGTTAATGAATTCAAATTTTTCAGGTGCTATATATGACTATAATTTCTGCATAAACAAAGATTATTTGCATAAAGAAAAAGGCTTAATTTTCAGGGGAGTTATGCCTGGCTGGGATAATACGGCTCGACGTCCCGATGCTGCAACTATTTTCCATGATTCCTGCCCGGAAAAGTATCAAAATTGGTTGGAAAATGCGATTCGTTTCACAAAAGACAAATTACCCAATGAACAACAATTTATTTTTGTTAATGCTTGGAATGAGTGGGCGGAAGGTGCTCATTTGGAGCCAGATCGAAAATATGGTTACGGAAATCTTCACGCTACGGCCAAGGCATTAATTAAAAGTCGTACTAGGGAGTAG
- a CDS encoding class I SAM-dependent methyltransferase — MGVLRKAINFQHLLDRLTGQEKIGIYIFGTGYGGNLVLENLKLYTSYDLYELKGFLDNDSKKNGIMLKDLPVTTPSSDIIDANDYIFIASDKYADEMKNQLLSLGVNEANIVHSDQYLEELLPQNAFKYDLEMQMNGESSHSLILRQIKPKSVVLEIGTATGYMTKYLKETLQCSVTGIEVDQLSAAKAAVYADKMIVTDLNNFEWVGKLSNNKFDYIILADVLEHLQNPYEVLQRTVGFLKENGKIVASIPNIAHNAILMDLMQDKFKYHSFGLLDDSHIFFFTENTIRHLFHSSGLEICQWEKIIVSPKNTEFKQNYDRFPYAVKEYLQQRATGEIYQFIVCGRKVADLLKNKRVVFFGSGLSNQLLLQCFPVKVDYFVEDNPKRWNSIVNGLPVYNSSVLLKENTKDLIIIVASQFYTAFSKRLETMGFEERHHFYSSELFDSFLDMKLHFNRAIK, encoded by the coding sequence GTGGGCGTATTAAGAAAGGCAATAAATTTTCAGCATCTACTTGATCGCTTAACAGGTCAGGAGAAAATAGGTATTTATATTTTTGGTACAGGTTATGGCGGGAATTTAGTATTAGAAAATTTAAAATTATATACTTCGTATGATCTATATGAACTAAAGGGCTTCTTGGATAATGATTCGAAGAAAAATGGCATTATGCTTAAGGACCTTCCTGTAACAACGCCAAGTAGTGATATAATTGATGCGAACGATTATATTTTCATTGCCTCTGATAAATACGCTGATGAAATGAAAAATCAGTTGTTAAGCTTGGGGGTTAACGAAGCTAATATTGTTCATTCTGATCAATATTTAGAAGAATTATTGCCACAGAATGCTTTTAAATATGACCTTGAAATGCAAATGAATGGAGAAAGTTCACATTCATTAATACTTAGGCAAATTAAGCCTAAGTCGGTAGTTTTAGAAATCGGCACCGCTACCGGTTACATGACGAAGTATTTAAAAGAAACATTGCAATGCTCCGTTACTGGGATTGAAGTAGATCAACTATCAGCAGCTAAAGCTGCCGTATACGCTGACAAAATGATTGTTACAGATCTAAATAATTTTGAATGGGTTGGTAAGCTATCTAATAATAAATTTGACTATATTATTTTGGCAGATGTTTTAGAGCATTTGCAGAACCCTTATGAAGTCCTTCAGCGAACAGTAGGTTTTTTGAAAGAAAATGGGAAAATAGTAGCCTCTATTCCTAATATCGCCCATAATGCAATATTGATGGATCTTATGCAAGATAAATTTAAATATCATTCATTTGGATTGCTTGATGATTCGCATATTTTCTTCTTTACAGAAAATACAATTCGCCATTTGTTTCATAGTAGTGGCTTAGAAATATGCCAGTGGGAAAAGATAATTGTGTCCCCCAAAAATACTGAATTTAAACAAAACTATGATAGATTCCCATATGCAGTAAAAGAATATTTGCAACAAAGAGCTACTGGGGAAATATATCAATTTATTGTTTGTGGTAGAAAAGTAGCTGATTTACTTAAAAATAAGCGAGTGGTGTTTTTTGGATCGGGTTTGTCAAACCAACTATTACTGCAATGTTTCCCTGTTAAAGTAGATTACTTTGTGGAAGACAATCCTAAAAGATGGAACAGTATAGTCAACGGGTTACCTGTATATAACTCTTCTGTTTTGTTAAAAGAAAATACAAAAGATCTGATTATAATTGTAGCAAGTCAGTTTTATACCGCATTTTCAAAGCGGTTAGAAACAATGGGATTTGAAGAAAGACATCATTTTTATAGTAGTGAGTTGTTTGATAGTTTTTTGGATATGAAGTTACATTTTAATAGAGCAATTAAGTGA